In Geminicoccaceae bacterium, a single window of DNA contains:
- a CDS encoding DUF2244 domain-containing protein, whose amino-acid sequence MIDRSTTQHFEAILYPNQPVSPRTFVLLMGGVSLVVSTMSLIFISMGAWPISGFLGLDVVLLFVAFRWAQREARRHQRVTLDDEGLHIEAVDGSGNSRSWRLEPYWARVEIDRPPSRTSLVVVSSHGNHLRLGQFLTPEDRLDFADALIEALARFRSGTR is encoded by the coding sequence TTGATCGACCGTTCGACCACGCAGCATTTCGAGGCCATCCTCTACCCCAACCAGCCGGTTTCGCCACGAACCTTTGTGTTGCTGATGGGCGGGGTGAGTCTGGTCGTGTCAACGATGTCCCTGATCTTCATCTCCATGGGTGCATGGCCCATTTCGGGATTTCTCGGACTGGATGTCGTCCTGCTTTTCGTGGCATTCCGCTGGGCGCAAAGGGAAGCGCGGCGCCACCAGCGCGTCACGCTCGATGATGAAGGCCTTCACATCGAGGCCGTTGACGGTTCGGGTAATTCCCGAAGCTGGCGCCTTGAACCCTACTGGGCACGTGTCGAGATCGATCGCCCGCCCTCGCGCACGAGCCTTGTCGTCGTCAGCAGCCACGGCAATCACCTGCGTCTTGGACAGTTTCTGACACCGGAAGACCGGCTCGACTTCGCCGACGCGCTCATCGAGGCACTCGCGCGCTTCCGTTCCGGCACGCGCTGA
- a CDS encoding sugar ABC transporter permease, producing MAGQSQLTQEKVRAAWLFLLPMMVILAVVAGWPLLRTIYLGFTDAKLSSINSAQWIGFENYLFYLDYGDGEGEWIGLLADPTWWRSVWNTVYFTIISVTLETALGLIVALVLNAQFFGRGFIRAAILVPWAIPTIVSAKMWAWMMNDQFGILNDLLMKIGLISQPIAWTASPDTAMIAVIIVDVWKTTPFMALLILAGLQMVPGDIYEAAKLDGVHPVKTFFKVTLPLIRPAVMVAVIFRALDSLRIFDLIYVLTPGTESTKTMSVYAQENLFAFDNFAYGSAASTLLFLIIATITIAYIKIGRLNLGGDK from the coding sequence ATGGCCGGTCAATCGCAATTGACCCAAGAAAAAGTCCGGGCAGCGTGGCTGTTCCTGCTGCCGATGATGGTCATCCTGGCCGTCGTGGCAGGCTGGCCGCTGCTGCGAACGATCTACCTGGGCTTCACGGACGCGAAGCTGTCCAGCATCAACAGCGCGCAGTGGATCGGTTTCGAAAACTACCTTTTCTATCTGGACTATGGCGATGGCGAAGGTGAGTGGATCGGTCTGCTTGCCGATCCGACCTGGTGGAGATCGGTCTGGAACACGGTCTACTTCACGATCATCTCGGTCACGCTGGAGACGGCACTTGGGCTGATCGTCGCCCTTGTCCTCAATGCCCAGTTCTTCGGCCGTGGCTTCATACGGGCGGCGATCCTGGTCCCGTGGGCCATACCCACCATCGTTTCGGCCAAGATGTGGGCGTGGATGATGAACGACCAGTTCGGCATCCTCAATGACCTCCTCATGAAGATCGGCCTCATCAGCCAGCCGATCGCCTGGACGGCTTCGCCGGACACGGCAATGATCGCGGTGATCATCGTCGATGTGTGGAAGACCACGCCGTTCATGGCACTGCTCATCCTTGCCGGCCTGCAGATGGTTCCGGGCGACATCTACGAGGCGGCGAAGCTCGACGGCGTCCATCCGGTGAAGACCTTCTTCAAGGTGACACTGCCGCTCATCCGTCCCGCGGTCATGGTGGCCGTCATCTTCCGGGCGCTCGACAGCCTGCGCATCTTCGACCTGATCTACGTGCTGACGCCAGGTACCGAATCGACCAAGACGATGTCGGTCTATGCCCAGGAAAACCTCTTCGCCTTCGACAACTTCGCCTACGGCTCGGCCGCATCGACGCTGCTGTTCCTGATTATCGCGACGATCACCATCGCCTACATCAAGATCGGCCGTCTCAATCTCGGTGGAGACAAATGA
- a CDS encoding 4-hydroxy-tetrahydrodipicolinate reductase, producing the protein MRVGVIGCGGRMGRANMAEILSTEGLELVGGIELPGNPVIGGDLGELAGRDPLGIKAGTDIGSLLTAAHVVIEFSTPDASVANAQRCADAGCAHVIGTTGLTAAHQAVLAECGQRIPVVWAANMSQGVSLLLGLVEQVARALDPSFDIEIVEAHHRHKVDAPSGTALALGEAAARGRGVDLAEIADRGRDGLTGARQSGHIGFAAMRGGDVIGDHTVLFAGDGERIELTHKASSREIYSRGAVRAARWAASQPPGLYGMIDVLELSSRREA; encoded by the coding sequence TTGCGGGTTGGAGTGATCGGTTGTGGCGGTCGGATGGGCAGGGCCAACATGGCGGAAATCCTGTCCACCGAAGGGCTTGAGCTCGTCGGCGGGATCGAACTTCCCGGCAATCCGGTGATCGGTGGGGATCTGGGCGAGCTGGCGGGGCGAGATCCCCTCGGTATCAAGGCCGGTACGGACATCGGCTCGCTGTTGACAGCGGCGCATGTGGTCATCGAATTTTCCACACCGGACGCGAGCGTCGCCAATGCGCAACGCTGTGCTGATGCGGGTTGCGCCCACGTCATCGGAACGACGGGATTGACCGCGGCACATCAGGCGGTGCTGGCCGAGTGCGGACAGCGCATCCCCGTCGTCTGGGCGGCGAACATGAGCCAGGGGGTCAGCCTGCTGCTGGGGCTGGTCGAACAGGTTGCCCGCGCCCTCGACCCTTCGTTCGACATCGAGATCGTCGAAGCGCACCATCGACACAAGGTGGATGCGCCGTCCGGGACGGCCCTCGCACTCGGTGAAGCGGCGGCCAGGGGCCGGGGCGTGGATCTCGCCGAAATCGCCGACCGTGGCCGCGACGGTCTGACCGGCGCGCGCCAAAGTGGCCATATCGGCTTTGCGGCCATGCGTGGCGGCGATGTCATCGGCGACCACACGGTCCTGTTTGCGGGTGACGGCGAGCGGATCGAGCTGACGCACAAGGCATCCAGTCGAGAGATCTATTCCCGTGGTGCCGTGCGTGCGGCGCGGTGGGCGGCCTCGCAGCCGCCCGGGCTCTATGGCATGATCGACGTCCTCGAGCTCAGTAGTCGACGAGAGGCGTGA
- a CDS encoding DUF4332 domain-containing protein — MAASDSGPLGPAGTRYSLPISKLRGVPQRARVVLKARRITSCGQLLDAAGTADKRAQLARMTNLDLDLLTTLVQRADMSRVNGIGAVFGLMLEDLGVRDVQSLAAQDPARLHDELRAYNQEERLARRSPTSEEVLDWVNQAREITPLVDY; from the coding sequence ATGGCGGCGTCAGATTCCGGCCCACTCGGGCCTGCGGGTACACGCTATTCTCTGCCGATCAGCAAGCTCCGTGGCGTGCCGCAGCGGGCACGCGTGGTGCTGAAGGCTCGACGCATCACCAGCTGCGGCCAGCTTCTCGATGCGGCGGGAACGGCCGACAAGCGGGCACAGCTGGCAAGAATGACCAATCTCGACCTCGATCTGCTGACCACGCTGGTCCAGCGGGCCGACATGTCGCGGGTCAACGGCATCGGCGCTGTCTTCGGCCTGATGCTTGAAGATCTGGGCGTGCGCGACGTCCAGTCGCTGGCCGCGCAAGACCCCGCCCGCCTGCACGACGAGTTGCGGGCCTACAATCAGGAGGAACGTCTCGCCCGACGGTCTCCCACTTCCGAAGAAGTTCTCGACTGGGTCAACCAGGCAAGGGAGATCACGCCTCTCGTCGACTACTGA
- a CDS encoding carbohydrate ABC transporter permease, protein MTRNPLHFIGLWLLIIAIALFALFPFYYAVITSFKSGSQIFKVDYLPVSFNWDNYFTVMTQGSFARNLLNSVFVASVTVIISLLLAVTASYALARVRFRGRAVLLFTILSVSMFPQMAVLAGLFEMIRGLGLYNTPFALILSYMIFTLPFTVWVLTTFMRDLPVELEEAAIVDGAKPWNIIFQVFMPLMWPALVTTGLLAFIAAWNEFLFALTFISNDSQRTVPVAIALLSGASDQEIPWGPIMAASVIVTVPLIVLVLIFQRKIVAGLTAGAVKG, encoded by the coding sequence ATGACCAGGAATCCCCTGCATTTCATCGGGTTGTGGCTGCTGATCATAGCGATAGCGCTGTTCGCGCTGTTCCCCTTCTACTATGCCGTCATCACCTCGTTCAAATCCGGCTCGCAGATCTTCAAGGTCGACTATCTGCCGGTGTCGTTCAATTGGGACAACTATTTCACGGTGATGACGCAGGGGAGCTTTGCCCGGAACCTGCTGAACTCGGTCTTCGTGGCATCGGTGACCGTCATCATCTCGCTGCTGCTGGCCGTCACGGCCTCCTATGCCCTCGCTCGGGTCCGCTTCCGTGGTCGCGCGGTGCTGCTGTTCACCATTCTCTCGGTGTCGATGTTCCCGCAGATGGCCGTGCTGGCCGGCCTGTTCGAGATGATCCGCGGCCTGGGCCTGTACAACACGCCCTTCGCCCTGATCCTCTCCTACATGATCTTCACCCTGCCATTCACCGTCTGGGTGCTGACCACCTTCATGCGCGACCTGCCGGTTGAACTGGAGGAGGCGGCGATCGTCGATGGTGCGAAACCATGGAACATCATCTTCCAGGTGTTCATGCCGCTCATGTGGCCGGCACTGGTCACGACGGGCCTGCTGGCGTTCATCGCGGCGTGGAACGAGTTCCTGTTTGCCCTGACCTTCATCTCCAACGACAGCCAGCGGACGGTTCCGGTCGCCATCGCATTGCTCTCCGGCGCATCGGATCAGGAGATTCCCTGGGGTCCCATCATGGCCGCATCGGTGATCGTGACCGTGCCTCTGATCGTTCTGGTCCTGATTTTCCAGCGAAAGATCGTTGCAGGTCTGACTGCTGGTGCCGTGAAAGGCTGA
- a CDS encoding transposase: protein MRKHALAGSVIARLEAHDTRTFADRGAFSAHLGELGIDQLDVHPDPVKIATEAALWGSIHHHGLLNDTVIVSDGAGQFRVGQHALCWVHAERLIHKLVGFNESQRRAIDLLRQLVWWFYADLKAYKQAPQRSRAAQLRARFDRIFKRKTGFATLDRLLARLHARKPELLLVLDRPEIPLHTNGSENDIRCHVTKRKISGGTWSDAGRQARDTLLGCMKTCQKLDVSFFQLLGHRLAVPYTTEIPPLAQLVTAAKV, encoded by the coding sequence ATGCGCAAACATGCGCTGGCAGGCTCCGTGATCGCCCGGCTGGAGGCGCATGACACCAGGACATTCGCCGATCGCGGCGCCTTCTCGGCCCATCTGGGCGAACTCGGTATCGATCAACTCGATGTTCACCCCGACCCGGTCAAAATCGCCACCGAGGCCGCACTGTGGGGCAGCATCCACCACCACGGTCTGCTGAACGATACCGTCATCGTCTCCGATGGCGCCGGACAGTTCCGCGTCGGCCAACATGCACTCTGTTGGGTTCATGCCGAGCGCCTGATCCACAAGCTCGTCGGCTTCAATGAAAGCCAAAGACGTGCCATCGATCTCCTCCGCCAGCTCGTCTGGTGGTTCTACGCCGATCTCAAGGCTTACAAACAAGCCCCGCAAAGGTCGCGAGCTGCCCAGCTCCGTGCCCGCTTCGACCGCATCTTCAAGCGCAAGACCGGTTTCGCCACCCTCGATCGCCTGCTCGCACGCCTGCATGCCCGCAAACCGGAACTCCTCCTGGTCCTCGACCGACCCGAAATCCCCCTGCACACCAACGGCTCGGAAAACGACATCCGCTGCCACGTCACCAAACGCAAGATCTCCGGCGGCACCTGGTCCGATGCCGGCCGTCAGGCACGCGATACCCTGCTCGGCTGCATGAAAACCTGCCAGAAACTCGACGTCTCCTTCTTCCAGCTCCTCGGCCACCGACTCGCCGTACCATACACGACAGAAATCCCACCACTCGCCCAGCTCGTCACCGCCGCCAAGGTCTGA
- a CDS encoding IS256 family transposase — protein sequence MPARKKPTQRERLIDQLLVGQDPSTLFDKGGLLDELKRQLAERALNAEMDHHLAGEASEGKSNSRNGYSSKTVITDSGKFGIAVPRDRLSTFDPQLIAKYRRRLPGFDEKIISMYARGMTVREIRGHLDEIYGVDVSPELISAVTDDILDEVAEWQNRPLESLYPLVFFDALRVKIRDEGMVRNKAVYVALGVRLDGQKEILGLWIEQTEGAKFWLRVMNELKNRGIEDILIAIVDGLKGFPEAITAVFPQTQVQTCIVHLIRNSLDFVSYKDRRAVAAELKTVYRAKDADAGMAALEAFDAGIWGQKYPAIAMSWRRNWQAVIPFFAFADDVRRIIYTTNAIEALNSKLRRAVRTRGHFPNDESAMKLLFLVLNLAEKEWRMPPREWAMAKAQFAILFEDRLRAA from the coding sequence ATGCCAGCACGCAAGAAGCCTACGCAACGTGAGCGACTGATCGACCAGTTGCTTGTTGGGCAAGATCCCTCGACGCTGTTCGACAAGGGAGGATTGCTTGATGAGCTCAAACGGCAATTGGCCGAGCGGGCGTTGAACGCCGAGATGGATCATCACCTGGCTGGCGAAGCGAGCGAGGGGAAATCCAACAGCCGCAATGGCTACAGCTCCAAGACGGTGATCACGGACAGTGGCAAGTTCGGGATTGCGGTGCCACGTGACCGGTTATCGACCTTTGATCCGCAGCTCATCGCGAAATATCGCCGGCGACTGCCGGGCTTCGACGAAAAGATCATCTCGATGTACGCCCGCGGCATGACGGTCAGGGAGATCCGCGGTCATCTGGACGAGATTTATGGCGTTGACGTCTCCCCCGAGCTGATCAGTGCCGTGACCGACGACATCCTGGACGAGGTTGCCGAATGGCAGAACCGGCCGCTGGAAAGCCTTTATCCGCTGGTCTTTTTCGATGCCTTGAGGGTCAAGATCCGCGACGAGGGGATGGTCCGCAACAAGGCGGTCTATGTCGCGCTCGGCGTTCGGCTCGACGGCCAGAAGGAGATCCTCGGGCTCTGGATCGAACAGACAGAGGGCGCGAAATTCTGGCTGCGGGTGATGAACGAGCTGAAAAACCGGGGCATCGAGGATATCCTGATCGCGATCGTCGATGGCCTGAAGGGGTTTCCGGAGGCGATCACGGCCGTGTTCCCGCAGACCCAGGTCCAGACCTGCATCGTTCATCTGATCCGCAACTCATTGGATTTCGTCAGCTACAAGGACCGCCGGGCCGTCGCCGCCGAGCTGAAGACCGTCTACCGGGCCAAGGACGCCGACGCCGGAATGGCGGCGCTGGAGGCGTTCGATGCTGGAATTTGGGGGCAAAAATACCCGGCCATTGCCATGTCCTGGCGTCGCAACTGGCAGGCCGTCATTCCGTTCTTCGCCTTTGCCGACGACGTTCGCCGGATCATCTACACCACCAACGCGATCGAAGCCCTGAACAGCAAACTGCGACGCGCGGTGCGAACCCGTGGTCATTTCCCGAATGACGAGAGCGCCATGAAGCTGCTCTTCCTGGTCTTGAACCTGGCCGAAAAGGAGTGGAGAATGCCGCCACGCGAATGGGCCATGGCCAAGGCACAGTTCGCCATTCTCTTCGAAGACCGCCTCCGGGCCGCCTGA
- a CDS encoding isochorismatase family protein — protein MSLPERMSASLPVQMRPHDIGDGATGLVVVDEVNGFCRVGGGNLAPQAADEQISRMIAMTGDIARRFTDRRWPILAFLDTHEPDRPEPPYPPHCIKGTGEEELVDELAWLAGHHDVTLIRKDCINGFVGAIEPTFKAHGTSHNRCIDWVNAHRLQTIVTVGICTDICVMDFVLTMLSARNHALMPTLRDIVVLEPACATYDLPLEVARNLGLPDTAAHPKAETHHMGLYFMASRGAILASELQGL, from the coding sequence ATGAGCCTGCCCGAACGCATGAGCGCAAGCCTGCCCGTCCAGATGCGGCCGCATGACATCGGCGATGGCGCGACAGGGCTCGTCGTCGTCGATGAGGTCAACGGCTTCTGCCGGGTCGGTGGCGGAAATCTCGCGCCACAAGCAGCGGACGAGCAGATCAGCCGCATGATCGCGATGACCGGAGACATCGCCCGCCGTTTTACCGATCGCCGGTGGCCGATCCTGGCCTTCCTCGACACCCACGAGCCCGACCGCCCCGAACCGCCCTATCCGCCCCATTGCATCAAGGGCACCGGTGAGGAAGAACTGGTGGATGAACTCGCCTGGCTCGCGGGCCATCACGATGTGACACTGATCCGCAAGGACTGCATCAATGGCTTTGTCGGCGCCATCGAGCCCACCTTCAAGGCGCATGGAACAAGCCACAATCGCTGTATCGACTGGGTCAACGCCCACCGTCTGCAGACGATCGTCACCGTCGGCATCTGTACGGACATCTGCGTCATGGACTTCGTCCTGACCATGCTGTCCGCACGCAATCATGCGCTGATGCCGACATTGCGCGATATCGTCGTGCTTGAGCCGGCCTGTGCCACCTACGACCTGCCGCTCGAGGTCGCACGGAACCTCGGCCTGCCCGACACCGCTGCCCATCCCAAGGCCGAGACGCATCACATGGGGCTCTATTTCATGGCTTCGCGCGGAGCCATTCTCGCCAGCGAGCTTCAGGGGCTGTAG
- a CDS encoding transposase, translating into MSKPNATNLATLGLDDLRDLVAALLERVALLEAENAALRDEIARLKGLKGRPKIKPSGMAAKAGTSTATGKRGGKGKRGGSSKASRRVPVVSEEQKLGVEAPPGSRFKGYEDFVVQDLRLESRVIRYRQERWMTPDGRTVTAPLPQGLCGHFGPELVRFIILQHVQGQVTTERLTAMLNEIGIVISKCQVIRLLNNDPGDLHDEATELFRAGLESAKWITVDDTGARHGAKNGFTTQIGDDRFTHFATTFSKSRVNFLELLRAGHGGYVLNDGACQEFRVRAMN; encoded by the coding sequence ATGTCCAAGCCCAATGCCACCAACCTCGCCACACTCGGCCTTGATGATCTCCGCGATTTGGTTGCGGCGCTGCTGGAGCGCGTCGCTTTGCTGGAGGCGGAGAATGCAGCATTGCGGGATGAGATTGCCCGGCTCAAGGGGCTGAAAGGGCGGCCGAAGATCAAACCGTCGGGGATGGCAGCGAAGGCCGGAACATCGACGGCCACAGGCAAGCGAGGCGGCAAGGGCAAGCGGGGTGGTTCGTCGAAGGCCAGCCGGCGGGTTCCTGTGGTGAGCGAGGAGCAGAAGCTCGGGGTTGAGGCGCCGCCCGGCTCGCGGTTCAAGGGGTATGAGGATTTTGTCGTGCAGGATCTGCGGCTGGAGAGCCGGGTGATCCGCTATCGCCAGGAGCGCTGGATGACGCCGGACGGGCGAACGGTGACAGCGCCGTTGCCCCAGGGCTTGTGCGGGCATTTCGGGCCTGAACTGGTGCGGTTCATCATTCTGCAGCACGTCCAGGGCCAGGTCACGACGGAACGCTTGACGGCGATGCTGAACGAGATCGGCATCGTCATTTCCAAGTGCCAGGTCATCCGGCTGTTGAACAATGATCCAGGCGATTTGCATGACGAGGCCACGGAGCTGTTCCGCGCCGGTCTCGAGAGCGCGAAATGGATCACCGTCGATGACACCGGCGCCCGGCATGGCGCCAAAAACGGCTTCACCACCCAGATCGGCGATGACCGCTTCACCCACTTCGCGACGACGTTTTCCAAGAGCCGGGTGAATTTTCTCGAACTGCTGCGCGCCGGTCATGGCGGTTATGTCCTCAATGACGGGGCCTGTCAGGAATTTCGTGTACGGGCGATGAATTGA
- a CDS encoding cell wall hydrolase codes for MVAGEARTILEAMMMLFAVHNPDPAAFEKQVTCMARNIWFEARGSAFADKLAVGQVVLNRVADPRYDDTPCKVIWDAHQFSWTHDGLSDNVRIRNAIDRQAWTDSVLAALTATTLPDLTGGATSFHAVTISPSWSNSMHRVAQYGGHVYYTSVRSIEPEWTIEPAARPQPPLPVSPRQQVEALDGLDAFWTAIDLAGPGSLGNIIPVSRPESRFDNLLPIDLP; via the coding sequence ATGGTCGCCGGTGAAGCCAGGACGATCCTCGAAGCCATGATGATGCTGTTTGCGGTTCACAACCCGGATCCCGCGGCATTCGAGAAACAGGTCACCTGCATGGCCCGCAATATCTGGTTCGAAGCCCGCGGCAGTGCCTTTGCCGACAAGCTGGCCGTGGGCCAGGTCGTGCTGAACCGGGTCGCCGACCCGCGATATGATGATACACCGTGCAAGGTCATCTGGGATGCCCATCAGTTTTCGTGGACCCACGATGGTCTTTCCGACAATGTCCGGATCCGCAATGCCATCGACCGTCAGGCCTGGACCGACTCGGTGCTGGCAGCCCTGACAGCAACCACCCTTCCCGACCTGACCGGCGGCGCCACCAGCTTTCATGCCGTCACCATAAGCCCGAGCTGGAGCAATTCCATGCATCGCGTAGCCCAGTATGGCGGCCATGTCTACTATACCAGTGTCAGGTCGATCGAGCCCGAATGGACGATCGAACCGGCAGCCAGGCCCCAGCCTCCCCTTCCGGTCAGCCCGAGGCAGCAGGTCGAGGCCCTGGATGGCCTCGACGCATTCTGGACGGCCATTGACCTTGCCGGGCCCGGCTCGCTGGGGAACATCATTCCCGTCTCCCGACCGGAATCCCGTTTCGACAACCTCCTCCCCATCGACCTGCCCTGA
- the nth gene encoding endonuclease III yields MRNVDVERFFARLCETNPNPRTELHYRDPFTLLAAVMLSAQATDVGVNKATARLFAEADTPQAMVDLGEERVRDLIKTIGLFRNKARNLIELSRILVERHGGVVPREREALEALPGVGRKTANVVLNEAFGEPTIAVDTHIFRLGNRTGLAPGRTAREVEDRLLEVVPEAYRKGAHHWLILHGRYVCKARRPDCPNCAVRDICQFGEKVE; encoded by the coding sequence ATGCGCAATGTCGATGTCGAGCGATTTTTTGCCCGATTGTGCGAAACCAATCCCAATCCGCGTACCGAGCTGCACTATCGTGATCCCTTTACACTGCTTGCGGCCGTGATGCTGTCGGCTCAGGCGACTGATGTTGGCGTGAACAAGGCCACCGCGCGGCTTTTCGCCGAAGCGGACACGCCACAGGCGATGGTGGATCTGGGCGAGGAGAGAGTTCGCGACCTGATCAAGACGATCGGGCTCTTCCGCAACAAGGCCCGGAACCTGATCGAGCTTTCCCGCATCCTCGTGGAGCGTCATGGCGGCGTGGTTCCCAGGGAGCGCGAAGCGCTCGAAGCCCTGCCGGGAGTAGGGCGCAAGACGGCCAATGTCGTGCTCAACGAGGCGTTCGGCGAACCCACGATCGCCGTCGATACCCACATCTTCCGGCTGGGGAACCGAACCGGCCTGGCGCCCGGCAGGACGGCGCGCGAGGTCGAGGACAGGCTCCTCGAGGTCGTCCCGGAAGCCTATCGCAAGGGCGCGCATCACTGGCTGATCCTGCACGGCCGCTATGTGTGCAAGGCGCGCAGACCCGACTGCCCGAACTGCGCAGTCCGGGATATCTGCCAGTTCGGGGAAAAAGTCGAATGA
- a CDS encoding ABC transporter substrate-binding protein: MKGSLRTSLLALMAFGAVAGSAGAAQLSVVSGAVGNDIEELRRQLDIFEEKTGNTVEIVTMPPSTTDQFSQYRLWLSAQNSDIDVYRTDVIWAPQLAEHLVDLTEAAADVTGEHFPAIIESQTVDGRLVAMPIFTDAPALYYRKDLLEKHGKEPPKTWDELAETAKAVVEGEGSADLFGFVFQGAAYEGLTCDALEWVKSNGGGQVVEADGTISINNENAAAALDRVRSWIGSVAPEGVLGYKEEDSRGVWQTGNAVFMRNWPYAYALSNGDDSAVKDKFDVVPLPAGDNDGGSAATLGGWNLAVSRYSDEQEASIELVKFLASAEMQKERAINSSRLPTIASLYEDKDILAEQPVIGKWLPIFQQAVPRPSAPTKGNYNQVSQEFWTAVHKTLSGEGSGADNLADLEKKLKRIRRSGW, encoded by the coding sequence ATGAAAGGTTCGCTTCGCACAAGCCTTCTTGCGTTGATGGCCTTTGGTGCCGTTGCCGGATCAGCTGGCGCGGCCCAACTTTCGGTTGTCAGCGGTGCCGTCGGCAATGACATTGAGGAACTCCGGCGCCAGCTCGACATTTTCGAGGAGAAGACGGGCAACACGGTCGAAATCGTGACCATGCCCCCGTCGACCACTGACCAGTTCTCCCAGTATCGACTGTGGCTTTCCGCCCAGAATTCCGACATTGACGTCTATCGCACCGATGTCATCTGGGCGCCGCAGCTGGCCGAGCATCTTGTCGACCTGACCGAGGCGGCGGCCGATGTGACCGGCGAGCACTTCCCGGCGATCATCGAAAGCCAGACGGTCGATGGCCGTCTCGTCGCGATGCCGATCTTCACCGACGCGCCTGCCCTCTACTACCGCAAGGACCTTCTCGAAAAGCACGGCAAGGAACCGCCGAAGACCTGGGACGAGCTCGCGGAGACGGCCAAAGCCGTGGTCGAAGGCGAGGGTTCTGCCGACCTGTTCGGTTTCGTCTTTCAGGGGGCCGCCTACGAGGGGCTGACCTGCGACGCGCTGGAATGGGTGAAGTCGAACGGCGGCGGCCAGGTCGTCGAGGCCGATGGCACGATCTCGATCAACAACGAGAACGCCGCAGCCGCTCTCGATCGTGTCCGGAGCTGGATCGGGTCGGTCGCTCCCGAGGGCGTCCTCGGTTACAAGGAGGAAGACAGCCGCGGTGTCTGGCAGACCGGGAATGCGGTCTTCATGCGCAACTGGCCTTATGCCTATGCGCTCAGCAATGGCGACGACAGCGCGGTGAAGGACAAGTTCGACGTTGTGCCGCTGCCGGCGGGCGATAATGACGGCGGCAGTGCGGCGACGCTGGGCGGCTGGAACCTTGCCGTTTCGCGCTATTCCGACGAGCAGGAAGCCTCCATCGAGCTGGTCAAGTTCCTGGCCTCGGCGGAGATGCAGAAGGAACGCGCGATCAATTCGTCGCGTCTGCCGACCATCGCATCCCTGTATGAGGACAAGGATATCCTCGCCGAGCAGCCTGTCATCGGCAAGTGGTTGCCGATCTTCCAGCAGGCGGTTCCGCGTCCCTCGGCACCGACCAAGGGCAATTACAACCAGGTCAGCCAGGAGTTCTGGACAGCCGTCCACAAGACCCTTTCCGGAGAAGGTTCCGGCGCCGACAATCTCGCCGACCTGGAAAAGAAGCTGAAGCGCATCCGCCGTTCGGGCTGGTGA
- a CDS encoding aspartate/glutamate racemase family protein yields MIARGGPAVAGAAVGILMLQARFPRVVGEVGNACTFDFPVHYKVVRDASPDRVVRRRAEGLLDAFIDGARELVAMGADGIATNCGFLALFQGELAAALDVPVASSSLMQYRLIQSMLPPGKRVGIITISSDTLSDDHLRSAGIPLDAPVVGTRPDCHFNAVIFGDLPELDTDRACEDVLEAARRLVGEHENIGAMLLECTNMCPYSDAVADMTRLPVFDMVSFIRWFHQGLRPRRYGYSP; encoded by the coding sequence ATGATAGCCCGTGGCGGGCCAGCCGTGGCAGGCGCGGCGGTCGGCATCCTCATGTTGCAGGCCCGGTTCCCCCGGGTGGTGGGCGAAGTCGGCAACGCGTGCACCTTCGATTTTCCGGTGCACTACAAGGTCGTTCGCGATGCATCGCCCGATCGTGTCGTGCGCCGGCGCGCCGAGGGATTGCTGGACGCGTTCATCGACGGTGCCCGCGAACTGGTCGCGATGGGGGCGGATGGCATTGCCACCAATTGCGGCTTTCTGGCCCTGTTCCAGGGCGAACTGGCGGCAGCCCTCGATGTCCCGGTCGCATCATCCAGCCTGATGCAGTATCGCCTGATCCAGTCGATGCTGCCACCGGGAAAACGGGTGGGGATCATCACCATTTCGAGTGATACGCTCAGTGACGATCATCTCCGGAGCGCAGGAATTCCGCTCGATGCACCGGTCGTCGGCACCCGGCCGGATTGTCACTTCAATGCGGTGATTTTCGGCGATCTTCCCGAACTGGATACGGATCGCGCCTGCGAGGACGTGCTCGAGGCGGCCCGCCGGCTCGTGGGTGAGCATGAGAACATCGGCGCGATGTTGCTCGAATGTACCAACATGTGCCCCTACAGTGACGCGGTTGCCGACATGACCCGACTGCCGGTCTTCGACATGGTCAGCTTCATCCGCTGGTTTCACCAGGGGCTGAGACCCCGGCGATATGGCTACAGCCCCTGA